Genomic window (Nitrospirales bacterium LBB_01):
CGGAAAGTTATGTTATCCAAACGAAGCTCAAGTAGTTGAAGTAAAAGCTCACCGGTTATTCCGCGCTTTTTCCCTGCTTCTTTGAAATACCTCCTAAACTGCCGCTCCAAGAGGCCGTAAGCTAACCTGACCTTCTGCTTTTCCCTTAACTGAATAGCATAGTCAGAGAGTTTACCCCTTCTTAAGCCGTGCTGCCCAGGTGCCGTCTTTCTCCTTTCCATTGAGCACTTATCTGTGGTACACCTGTCTCCTTTAAGAAACAGTTTCTCATTGTCCCTGCGGCATAGTCTGCAAAGTGGTCCTGTGTATCTGGCCATATTACACTCGCCTCCTTTTTGGAGGTTTACATCCGTTATGAGGCACCGGAGTTACGTCCTTTATTAAATTAACATCAATGCCTGCCGCCTGTATGGCTCTTATAGCTGATTCACGACCAGCTCCCGGTCCCTTTATAAAGACGTCTATCTGTTTCATTCCCATCTCTATGGCCTTTTTTGCCGCCGTCTCCGCCGCTATCTGAGCCGCATAGGGCGTTCCCTTTCTTGATCCCTTAAAACCCAGACTGCCTGCAGATGACCACACCAACACATTGCCCGAGGTATCGCTTATCGTAACCAGAGTGTTGTTGAACGTTGTCTGCACATGTGCTATTCCGCTGGCTACGCGCTTTTTTTCTTTCTTTGGCCCTTTACGCTTTCTCGGCGGCATTATTTACCTCCTTTTTTCTTGATTGCTGATTTAGTAGGACCACGTCTTGTTCTTGCATTTGTCTTAGTTCTCTGCCCCCTCACAGGCAGTCCCAGTTTGTGTCTTAACCCTCGGTAGCAGCCTATATCCATTAGCCTTTTGATGCTCATAGAGACTTCTTTTTTTAAATCCCCTTCTACCTTATAGTCTCTGTCTATCACTGCCCTAAGTTTAGCCACGTCATCTGGTGTCAGGTCATTTACCCTCGTGTCGGGGTTTACGCCGGACTCTTTAAGTATCTTTCTGGAGGTTGGTCTCCCTATTCCAAATATTCTGGTTAAACCAATCTCCACTCGCTCTTTTCTGGGTAAATCCACTCCTGCTATTCTTGCCATCTTATTCCCTCACACTTAACCTTGCCGTTGTTTGTGCTTTGGTATCTCACATATCACCCGCAACACACCCTTGCGCTTTATCAACTTGCACTTTGAACATATTGGCTTAACCGATGCCCTGACTTTCACTATATATCCCTCCTTAACGACGTCTGACATGACCTATCACTCATAAGCTCACTGTCCTTTACGCCTGTAAATTATTTGTACCTGTACGTAATCCTGCCCTTTGTCAAATCATACGGTGACAATTCCACTAAAACCTTATCACCGGGAAGTATCTTTATGTAGTGTATCCTCATTTTACCGGAAACATATGCTATCACAACCTGTTTATTTTCTAATTCCACCCTAAACATTGCATTTGGCAACGCCTCCTGTATTGTGCCCTGCACCTCAATACTATCCTCTCTGGTTGATTCCTTTACCTCATCAGTTGCCTTTTTATGCTTATCGCTTCTTGATTTTTTATAAAATTTCAATTTTCCAGCACCGTTAATACCTCCGGTTCTCCTTCGGTAACCAGTACCGTGTGTTCAAAATGTGCAGACAGTGTACCGTCACCAGTAACTGCTGTCCAACCGTCCTCAAGTACCTTTACCTCGTACCCGCCGATGTTTACCATAGGTTCTATTGCTAAAACCATCCCACGCTTAAGCCTGGGTCCCTTATGCGGCGCACCGTAGTTGGGTATCTGAGGCTCTTCATGAAGATCTCTGCCAACCCCATGCCCTACAAATGTCCTTACCACTGAGTATCCGTTACCTTCAACATAACTCTGAATCGCATGTGATATGTCTGACACCCTTTTGCCAGGTACTGCCTCTTTGATTCCCTTATAAAGAGACTCCTCTGTAACCGCTAACAGTCTTACTGCCTCCTGTTTAATCTTTCCAACAGCATAGGTCTTAGCTGCGTCCCCAATGAAGCCCCTATAAACGACTCCGATGTCAATACTAACTATATCGCCATCCTTAACCGTTCGCTTATGAGACGGAATGCCGTGCACTACCTCATCGTTTATAGAAACACAGAGACTCGATGGATACCCCCTGTAGCCTTTAAACGCAGGAATTGCCCCGTGTTTTTTTATTAAACTCTCTGAAAACAATTCCAAATCCTTAGTTGTTATTCCCGGTTTTATAAAATCTCCAATGTTTGCCAATATCTCAGCTACGATTTTAGATGCCTTTGATATTTTTCTAATTTCATCATCTGACTTTATTATTATCACTTAAGCCTTGCTTCAGCTATCCTCTTCGTCCTTTTAGCTTGCCCTTTTTAAGAAGGCCGTCGTACGATCTGGTAAGAAGGTGCGACTCTATCTGTGATACCGTATCAAGCGCTACTCCTACCACAATCAGAAGCGACGTGCCGCCAAAATAAAACGGTACCCTAAACTTGCTTATCAGTATGCTGGGCAGCACACACACTACAGACAGATATATGGCGCCCACAAATGTCAGTCGTGAAAGCACCCTGAATATATAATCAGATGTGTTTTTACCTGGACGTATTCCTGGAATGTAACCTCCATACTTTTTCAGATTATCAGATATATCCACAGGATTAAACACTATTGCCGTATAAAAATAGCAGAAAAACACTATCATCATCACATAAATTAAGTCATGGAGGGCGGAACCAGGTGTCAGCTGCTTAGCAAACGCCTGCACCCAAGGCACTGCAATAAACCCTGCTATTGTCGCTGGAAACATTATTATCGAGGATGCAAATATCGGAGGAATAACCCCTGATGTGTTAATTTTCAGAGGCAGGTGGGTACTTTGACCACCATAAACTTTGCGTCCAACTACCCGTTTTGCATATTGAACCGGTAGTTTCCTCTGTCCTCTTTCCATATAAATTATGCCAGCTATTACGGCTACCATCATGGCAACCACAATCAAGAGCAGTATAATTGACAGCTCTCCAGCCTTTATAAGCCTGCCTGTGGTTATAATTGCATTGGGAAGCCTTGCGACAATTCCTGCAAATATAATCAGGGAAATCCCGTTACCTATGCCTCTTTCAGTTATCTGCTCTCCTAACCACATGATAAAGGCCGTGCCTGCGGTAAGCGTCAGCATGGTTAAAATCCTGAAGGCCCATCCCGGATGCTGTATGAACTGTCCGTTAGCCATAGTTTCAAGCCCCACGGATATTCCAAACGACTGCACCATGCTGATTAAAACTGTGCCGTAACGAGTGTATTGCGTGATTTTCTTTCGCCCCTCCTCGCCCTCCTTTGCAAGCTTTGCAATGGCAGGGATTACTACCGTAAGGAGCTGAAAAATGATGGAGGCGCTGATGTATGGCATTATACCAAGAGCAAAAATCGTAACTCTGGAAAGGGCGCCGCCTGAAAACATATCAAAAAATCCCATAAGGGCGCCGCCCTTATCGGTGAGAAATTTGCTTAACTGTTCGCCATTTATACCTGGTGTGGGCACATGTGCGCCAATTCTATAAACTATAAGAAGAGCAAAGGTAAATAGTACCCGCTTTTTTAACTCCTCTATTCTGAGTATGTTTTTGAAACTTGAAAGTGCTCCCAATATCTATTCCTCTGACGGGGCTATAGCTGTACGGCCTGTCCGCCGGCTTGTGTTATTTTTTCTTGCGCTGTTTTACTAAAAACATTAGCCACTACCTTCACTGGCCGTGTCAACTCACCTCTACCTAACACCTTTAAACCGCTGTGGAATTTCTTTATAATCCCCCGCTCAAAGAGCACCTCTGGAGTTATCTCGTTTAAATCCACAATCGAATCAATATCGTCAACATTTATGATTCCGTACTCTGTCTTAAAAGGAATATTCTTAAATCCTCTCTTAGGAAGTCTTCTCTGAAGCGGCATCTGACCGCCTTCAAAGCCTAATCTTTTACCAGCTCCGGCACGAGCCTTCTGTCCCTTATGCCCCTTACCCGAGGTCTTGCCACGCCCAGAGCCCGTACCGCGTCCTATCCGCTTTACGTTCTTTGTGCTGCCCTCAGCCGGGCTTAACTCATTTATATTCACTCTATAGCCTCCAAATGTCTCTTTCTTACACCAACGAACAGGTTTTTTCCCTGCTGCCGATAACTTTAACCCTTCAATACCTCTACCGAAAGCAGATGCGACACTTTGCGAATCATCCCTCTTATGGAAGGAATATCCTCTTTAACAACAACCATGCCGGGCTTTCTTAACCCAAGCGCTGCCAGTGTTCTTCTCATTTGCTCAGTTAATCCGGCATAACCCCTCTTTTGCGTTATCTTGTACATCACTTACCTGCCTCTTTAGCATGATAATTTTCGTCATTACGCCCACGCAACTTCAACACCGCCTCGGTATCTTTTAACTTTGTCAGTCCATCTACAGTTGCTCCGACAGCGTTAAAAGCATTTGTGCTGCCAATCGACTTAGCCACCACGTTATGAACACCTGCTACCTCTAAAACCGCTCTCACCGGGCCTCCTGCTATTAACCCAGTTCCCTCTTTGCCAGGATTTAACACAACCATCCCCGAGCCGCAATACCCGATTATTCTGTGCGGTATAGTGCCGTCTTTAACAGGAAACTTAAGGAGTCCCTTTTTTGCCTTCTCAACCGCTTTCCGTATAGCCTCAGGCACTTCATTAGCCTTACCCTTGCCTACTCCCACGATTCCGTTACCATCTCCCACAACAACAAGAGCGCTAAATGAAAACCTGCGACCACCCTTTACGACCTTTGCCACTCGGTTTATAAAGACCACCTTTTCTTGTAAGTCCAAATCCTCGTGCTCTATTCTACCCACTATACCTCCAGTTTAATTTTGGCGGTTCAATTTTGAATTAAAACTCAAGTCCTGCCTCTCTTGCCGCCTTTGCCACAGCCTCAACCCTGCCATGATACTTAAATCCACCTTTATCAAACACTACCTTTTGGATTCCCTTGTCTTTAGCCCGTTTGGCTATGATGTCTCCTACAAGCCCAGCAGATTTAACATTGCCCTTGTGGTTTGGCAACTGTCTAATTTCCTTCTCCAACGTTGAGGCACTGACAAGCGTGCGCCCTGCTGTGTCATCTATTATCTGGGCATACATATGGTTTAGGCTTTTATAGACGGTAAGCCTCGGCCTTTCTTGGGTTCCAGTCACCTTCTTTCTTACCCTTAAATGCCTTCTTTCTCTTAATTCTATCTTATCTCTGTTCAATTTCTGCCTAAGCCTCCTTTGTAACCCATCACTTCGTACCAGTCTTACCAGGTTTTACCTTTATAACCTCTTCAGCATACCGTATGCCCTTACCCTTATACGCATCAGGCGGTCTTATACTTCTTATATCTGCCGCAAACTGTCCCAGCAATTCCTTATCTATTCCCATCAGAACCAGTTTAGTCTGCTTTTTATCGACCTCGGCAGTAACTCCAGTTGGCAGCGTCATCTCCACAGGATGCGAATACCCAACAGCAAACTCTATCTTATCACCTTTAACCTGCGCTCTGTACCCAACGCCAACAAGCTCCATATTTCGTACAAACCCTGCGGAAACACCCGTGCACATGTTGCTGATGAGGGTCCTTGTAAGCCCGTGAAGCGATCTGTGGTCTTTGCTGTCGCTTTGACGCTCTACAGTCAGAGTGCTGCCAGATAGTGTTAACGTTACCCCCTCAGGCCGCCGCCAGTTTAGTTTCCCCTTTGGACCGGTCACAGCCACATTGGCACCATCTATCTTAACCACTACACCTGATGGTATATCTATCGGTTTCCTTCCTACTCTTGACATCTTCTCATGTTCTCCCTGTCAAATTCTCCATGTAAAACCTAGGGCTTTACTATCCCCGTTGGTATTTACCAGATATGGGCAATGACCTCACCGCCCACCTTCTCCTGCCTGCTTGTGTTATCAGTTACAATTCCCTTAGGCGTACTGAGTATTGCTATTCCTACGCCTCCCATAACACTTTCCACGTCCTTGTAACCCCTATATACTCTGCGACCTGGGGTGCTGACTTTCTGAAGCCCTGTTATTACGCTTTTGTTTTCCACATACTTCAAAGACACTCGCAACACGCCCTGTTTTTTATCTTTTAATATCTTATAAGCCCTTATAAAACCCTCTTCTTTTAATAATTTTGCTATTTCCAGCTTGATTCTGGACGCCGGTATATCCACCTTTTCCGCCCGTATCATTATGGCGTTTCTAACTCTGGTCAGCATGTCTGCTATCGGATCTGTCATCATGATCTAATTACCCCTACCAACTTGATTTTATCACACCGGGAACTTTGCCCTGTAGTGCCAACATTCTAAAACATATACGGCAAAGGCCGAATTTCCTTAAATACCCGCGAGGCCTACCACACACCTGGCATCTATTGTATGCCCTCACTTTAAACTTAGACGGCCTCTTGCACTTTTCTCTCATACACGTCTTTGCCATTTACCCTCCAATTCCATCATCTCACACATGCCCTCACTCATCAGTCTCTAAAGGGCATTCCAAACTCTTTAAGCAGTGCCTTACACTCCTTGTCGTTTCTTGCTGTTGAACACACTACAACGTTAAGTCCATGCACTGTGTTGACCTTATCGTAATCTATCTCAGGAAATATAAACTGCTCTCTGACTCCTGTTGAAAAATTACCCCTGCCGTCAAAAGACTTACCGGAAATGCCCTTAAAATCCCTGATTCTTGGTAACGAGAGCGTTATAAACCTGTCCAGAAATTCATACATCATAACCCCGCGCAGTGTTACCATACAGCCTATCGGCATACCTTTTCTTAACTTAAACCCTGCTATAGACTTCTTAGCCTTCGTTACAACCGACTTTTGCCCTGAAATTGCCTCAAGCTCTTTCTGTGCTGCATCAAGCAGTTTTATATCCTGTATCGCCTCGCCAAGCCCGACATTCAACACCACCTTAGTAAGACGCGGCACCTGCATTATGTTTTTATATGAAAAGTCCTTCATTAACTTAGGCACTATTTCCTTTTTGTATTTATCCCTCATCCGAACATCCATAACGTTTAATCCATAACCTCCTTGCATTTCTTACAAACCCTGACCTTCTTACCACCCTCAAGCTCTATTGTACCTATTCTGGTTGGTTTGCTGCAACGGCTGCACAAGAGCATCACTTTTGATATGTGCAGCGGGTATTCCTTTTCAATTATTCCACCCTGTGAGTACTTTTTATTGGGCTTCATGTGCTTTTTTACTATATTGACATTTTCTATAAGCACACTGTCCTTATCGGGCAGACTCTTTATGACGCGGCCTCTTTTGCCCTTTTCCTTGCCCGTCAGCACAATCACAGTATCTTCTTTTTTTATACTAAGTCCCATTATCTCACCACCTTTAAAGCACCTCTGGTGCAAGTGATATTATTTTAGTAAACTCTTTCCACCTTAACTCCCTTGCCACAGGACCAAATATACGAGTACCTACAGGTTCAAGTGCCGCATTGATTAAAACCGCTGCATTTTGTTGGAACCTGATATATGTGCCGTCTGCCCGTCTTGTCTCTTTACGTGTTCTGACGACAACCGCTTTGGCAACCGATCCCTTTTTCACGTTACTTAGAGGTATTGCCTCCTTAACGCTTACAACAATTATGTCGCCAATACGGGCATACCGCTTCTTATATCCGCCAAGCACCTTTATACACTGGACTTTTTTGGCACCTGAATTATCAGCGACATCCAAAACCGTTTCAACCTGTATCATCAGCGTGCTCCTTTTTGTCTTGTTTATTCACTACTACCCAGCGTTTTGTCTTACTGACTGGCTTTCCCTCCATCACCGACACTCTGTCGCCAATCTTACACATGTTCTGTTCATCATGCGCTTTGACCTTTAACGTGTGTTTCATCGTCTTTTTATAGCGCGGATGCTGGTAGAGGGACGTTATGGCAACTGTAACAGTTTTGTCCATCTTATCACTAATCACATCTCCGGTATAAAGCTTCTTAGGCATTTCCTTTTCCCGCCTTAAGTTGTGTTTTTATTGTCAACACCCTTGCAATGTCCTTTCGTACGGCTCTGCAGCGCATCGGGTTTTGTATCTCGCCTGTTGCGCTTTGAAACCTGAGATTAAATAGCTCTTTCCTCAGTTCCCTTTCCTTTGTAATAAGCTCCGTTTCTGTCAAGGATTTTAATTCTGCCGCTTTTTTCAAACCACAGCCTCCTCTCTACGCACAAACTTTGTTGATATTGGAAGCTTAAACGAGGCAAGCCGCATGGCTTCTTTAGCCGTCTCCTCGGTTACACCAGATAATTCATAGAGCATCCTGCCTGGTTTTACCACTGCTACCCAGTACTCAAGGTTACCCTTTCCCTTACCCATTCTTGTCTCAGCAGGTTTTTTAGTTATAGGCTTATCAGGAAAAATCCTTATCCAAAGCTTACAGCCTCTCTTTGCGTATCTCGTAATGGCAATTCTTGCAGATTCAATCTGTCTGCTGGTTATCCAGCCCGGTTCAAGAGCTTTAAGACCAAACTCACCGAATGAGACATCGCAACCGCGGTAAGCCTTACCATTCATGTTACCTTTCATCATTTTTCTGTATTTTACCTTTTTAGGCATCAACATGTCGTTTACTCCTTACCTCTCATTATCCCCATCAGGCTGCACCCTTTGTCTCAGGGAGCACATCTCCTTTATATATCCAAACCTTTACGCCGATTATTCCATAAGTTGTTTTTGCGCGTGCCGTGCCATAGTCTATATCAGCTCTGAATGTGTGAAGCGGCACCCGCCCTTCTTTATACCATTCAGTGCGTGCTATTTCTGCTCCTGAAAGCCGCCCTGCACACGCTATCTTTACCCCCAGAGCGCCAAACCTCATAGAGGACAGCACAGATTTTTTCATTGCTCTTCTGTATGCCACACGCTTTTCTATCTGCATCCCAATATTTTCAGCTACCAGTTGAGCGTCAAGCTCTGGTTTTCTAATTTCCTTTATATCAATGCTGACTTGCTTTGTTATAGATGATTCGATGGCTTTTTTAAGGTTTTCAACCTCTGCACCCTTCTTTCCTATGATTATACCAGGACGTGCTGTGTGTATTATTATCTTTATCTTTTGCCCTGCACGCTCTATCTCAACCTTACTTATTCCCGAATGATACAACTTTTCCTTTATATACTGTTGCAACTTTAAATCCTCATGCAACTGCTGGGCATAAGCACTTTTACTGTACCACTTAGAGTCCCACGTCTTTATAATTCCAAGTCTGTTACCTATGGGATGTGTCTTCTGGCCCAAAAGCCACCTCCATCACTCTGATAGAACCACTGTTATGTGGCTCGTTTTTTTCTTTATTACATTTGCCCTGCCCATAGCCCGTGGCATAATGCGCCTCATCATTGGTCCCTCATCGACATACACACGTTGAAGCTTCATGTTTTCCGGATCGGCAACGTCGCTCTGCTCAGCATTTGCCATTGCAGATTTCAGCAGTTTCTTAATAAGCACTGCCCCTCTGTAGGGCATATACTCTAACATCGTCATAGCCTCACTTGCCTTCTTTCCAGCTATCAGCCTAACAACCCGCCGTGCCTTCTGAGGTGTAATACGCGCATACCGTAATAGTGCTTTTGATTCCATATTATCTATTTACCCTTCACCGATGTAGATTTTGCTGTTTTTGCGGATTTATCCGCTCCGGAGTGTCCCTTAAATGTACGCGTCGGGGAAAACTCTCCTAGCTTATGTCCTATCATATTTTCAGTTACATATACCGGTATAAACTTTTTGCCGTTATAGACGGCAAACGTGTAACCGATAAAGTCAGGCACTATAGTTGAGCGCCTTGACCATGTTTTGACAATCTTCTTTTCGCCGCTTTCCTGCAGCTTGGTTATTTTAAGCAACAGCTTTTCCTCTACAAACGGACCTTTTTTAACTGACCTGGGCATACCTGCTCCCTCTTATTTCCTTCTCCTGACTACAAACTTGTCAGTGCGCTTGTTTTTCCTTGTTTTAATTCCCTCTGGCGTACCCCATGGTGTACATGGTGGTCTGCCGCCGGAACTCTTACCCTCGCCACCACCCAGCGGGTGATCTACCGGGTTCATGGCAACACCTCTGACTGTCGGTCTTTTACCTTTCAGCCTGTTTCGCCCTGCCTTTCCAATCGATATATTCTCATGCTCGGCATTGCCAACCTGCCCTATAGTTGCCATACACTCCATAGGTACGAGTCTTACCTCACCACTGGTTAACTTCACCTGAGCATACCCTCTGTCCTTAGCTACTAACTGCGCCTGTCCTCCTGCCCCTCTTACTAACTTACCGCCCTGGCCAGGTTTTAACTCAACATTGTGAATTACCGTACCTACTGGAATATCCTTTAGTTTCAGTGCATTACCTGGCTTTATCTCAGCCTCAGAGCCGCTCATTACGTCATCGTTGACATTTAAACCCATGGGCAAAATTATGTAGCGTCTCTCACCATCTCTATACTTTAACAAAGCGATTCTTGCCGTTCTATTAGGATCATACTCAATGGTCTCTACCTTTGCAGCAATACCGGCCTTGTCTCTTTTAAAATCAATTATCCTGTACTGTCTCTTTGTCCCGCCGCCTCTGTGCCATGCAGTTACGCGGCCAGTGTTATTTCTGCCGCCGGTCTTTTTTATCGGCTCTGTCAGCGGCTTAAAGGGCTTATCTACAGTTACATTGTCAAAATCTGAGACAGTCTGAAAACGTCTGCCTGCCGATGTTGGTTTATATCTTCTTACTCCCATTTAAACACCTTCTATGAAGTCTAACTTTTCGCCCTTACCAAGTGTAACTATGGCCTTTTTTATCGTCTGCGTCATACCGATAGACTTACCATACTTTTTCCACTTGCCAGGCTGTGTTATTGTTGACACTTTAACCACCTTAACCTTAAAAATCTCCTCAAATGCTCTCTTTATCTCTATCTTATTTGAAGACATATCTACCTCTATCAGGAGTTTACCGTTTAGCTCCTTTATAAAGGTGCCCTTTTCCGTAAACATTGGCCTCTTAATTATTGTGTATGCGTCCTTCATCGTTTAACCCTTTTACTGTATTTAGTGCGTCTTTTGTTAATAACAAAAATTCGTGATTTATTATATCGTAAGTGTTGATGTCCTGTACTCTAACCACTTTAACTCCCACTATGTTTCTTGAGGAAAGCACAAGCGAGTTGTCTTTTTCGGGCACAACTATCAGCACCTTTTTATCCACAAGTCCTATGTTTTTTAAAATCTCCACGACATCCTTCGTTTTAGGTTTCGTTATCTGAAAAGCGTCGAGTATAAAGATATTACCTGAGCTGCTTTTTTCTGACAAAGCAAGTCTTACTGCAAGACGACGCAGCTTCTTATTAACTTTGTAGGAATAATCCCTTGGTTGCGGGCCAAAAACAGTTCCACCGCCTTTCCAAAGCGGAGACCTTATACTGCCATGCCTTGCTCGCCCCGTATGTTTCTGTTTCCACGGCTTTTTTCCACCGCCTCTTACCATGCCTCTGGTCTTTGTCGCATGAGTTCCCTGCCTCTGATTTGCTAGATAATTCTTCACAACATCATGCAAAATATCGGGTCTGGATTCAAGGCCAAAAACATCTTCAGGCAATGCCGTACTTTCCAGTTTATTATTACTTCTGTCTCTTATTTCAATCTCTAACATATCCGTTTAGCCCTTGTCATCTTAAGTTGCAGGCTTTAAAAACCCTTCCTTATTTCCACTATATCACCCTTTGCTCCGGGCACTGCACCCTTTATTATCAACACATTCTGCTCAGCTCTCACACCCACTATCGTAAGGTTTCTGACCGTTACCCTCTCTGAGCCCATGTGTCCAGGCATTCCCTTATTTTTCCACACTCTTGATGGAAATGAACTGGCGCCGATTGAGCCAGGTGCTCTGTTAAACATCGAGCCGTGACCGCCAGGACCTCCTGCATAATTATGTCTTTTCATTACTCCTTGAAAGCCTTTCCCTTTGGACACTCCTGCTATCTTTACCAAATCTCCTGCTGCAAATCTCTCCACTGTTACAAAATCTCCAACTTTTAGCCCATCTATTGGAAACTCTCTGATTATCTGCATAGGTTTTAAACCTGTTTTCTCAAAAATTCCCCTCATAGGTTTGTTAGCCTTTCTTGTCTCTATAAAGCCAACCTTTACAGAATCATAACCATCCCTTTCAGCGGTTTTTATCTGGATAACACTACATGGACCAGCCTCTATCAAGGTTACCGGTACAACATTACCTGTCTCTGTAAATATCTGAGTCATTCCCAGCTTTCTGCCTATTATACCAGTCTTTTCAGTGCTCATAGTTTTATCTCCACATCTACACCGGCTGCTAACTCTAACTGCATAAGGGCATCCACTGTCTGTTGAGTGGGGTCGTGAATATCAATCAACCGTTTATGCGTCCTTATCTCAAACTGCTCTCTGGACTTTTTATCCACATGAGGCGATCTCAACACAGTGAATTTCTGAATATGTGTCGGCAACGGTACCGGTCCTGCTATTCTTGCGCCAGTCCTGTGCACCGTGTCAACAATTTCCTTCACAGACTGATCCAACAGTCTGTGGTCAAATGCCCTTAGTTTTATTCTGATTTTTTCGTTCAAGTTCCTACTCCAAAACCTCTGTAACAACGCCGGCACCAACCGTTCTGCCACCCTCTCGGATTGCAAATCGTAGTTCCTTCTCCATTGCTATCGGCGCTATCAACTCTACTCTTATGCTTATGTTATCACCAGGCATTACCATCTCCACTCCCTCAGGCAACTCACACACTCCAGTCACATCTGTCGTTCTGAAGTAAAACTGCGGCCTGTACCCTTTAAAAAACGGCGTATGCCTGCCGCCCTCTTCCTTTGTTAACACATACGCTTCTGCCTTAAACTTTGTGTGCGGCGTTATGCTGCCAGGTTTTGCCAACACCTGACCTCTTTCCACCTCATCCTTACCAACTCCTCTTAAAAGCGCCCCTATGTTATCTCCGGCTCGTCCCTCATCAAGAAGTTTTCTAAACATCTCAACTCCGGTTACCACAGACTTTCTCGTTGCCGATATTCCCACTATCTCTACATCTTCGCCCACTTTGACTATCCCGCGCTCCACTCTGCCCGTTACCACTGTCCCTCTGCCGCTTATTGAAAACACATCCTCTATCGGCATTAAAAACGGTTTGTCAAGCGGTCTCTGTGGCTGCGG
Coding sequences:
- the rpsD gene encoding 30S ribosomal protein S4, coding for MARYTGPLCRLCRRDNEKLFLKGDRCTTDKCSMERRKTAPGQHGLRRGKLSDYAIQLREKQKVRLAYGLLERQFRRYFKEAGKKRGITGELLLQLLELRLDNITFRLGFASNRNQARQMVNHGHFVVNGRKVNIPSYRLKAGDTVAVFEKSKTVAMFEENVSKAQHAGVPTWLQLDGASLSGKVLHVPQRDDIPLVAKEQLIVEFYSR
- the rpsK gene encoding 30S ribosomal protein S11, producing MPPRKRKGPKKEKKRVASGIAHVQTTFNNTLVTISDTSGNVLVWSSAGSLGFKGSRKGTPYAAQIAAETAAKKAIEMGMKQIDVFIKGPGAGRESAIRAIQAAGIDVNLIKDVTPVPHNGCKPPKRRRV
- the rpsM gene encoding 30S ribosomal protein S13, whose translation is MARIAGVDLPRKERVEIGLTRIFGIGRPTSRKILKESGVNPDTRVNDLTPDDVAKLRAVIDRDYKVEGDLKKEVSMSIKRLMDIGCYRGLRHKLGLPVRGQRTKTNARTRRGPTKSAIKKKGGK
- the rpmJ gene encoding 50S ribosomal protein L36; amino-acid sequence: MKVRASVKPICSKCKLIKRKGVLRVICEIPKHKQRQG
- the infA gene encoding translation initiation factor IF-1, translated to MKFYKKSRSDKHKKATDEVKESTREDSIEVQGTIQEALPNAMFRVELENKQVVIAYVSGKMRIHYIKILPGDKVLVELSPYDLTKGRITYRYK
- the map gene encoding type I methionyl aminopeptidase, with the protein product MIIIKSDDEIRKISKASKIVAEILANIGDFIKPGITTKDLELFSESLIKKHGAIPAFKGYRGYPSSLCVSINDEVVHGIPSHKRTVKDGDIVSIDIGVVYRGFIGDAAKTYAVGKIKQEAVRLLAVTEESLYKGIKEAVPGKRVSDISHAIQSYVEGNGYSVVRTFVGHGVGRDLHEEPQIPNYGAPHKGPRLKRGMVLAIEPMVNIGGYEVKVLEDGWTAVTGDGTLSAHFEHTVLVTEGEPEVLTVLEN
- the secY gene encoding preprotein translocase subunit SecY, encoding MGALSSFKNILRIEELKKRVLFTFALLIVYRIGAHVPTPGINGEQLSKFLTDKGGALMGFFDMFSGGALSRVTIFALGIMPYISASIIFQLLTVVIPAIAKLAKEGEEGRKKITQYTRYGTVLISMVQSFGISVGLETMANGQFIQHPGWAFRILTMLTLTAGTAFIMWLGEQITERGIGNGISLIIFAGIVARLPNAIITTGRLIKAGELSIILLLIVVAMMVAVIAGIIYMERGQRKLPVQYAKRVVGRKVYGGQSTHLPLKINTSGVIPPIFASSIIMFPATIAGFIAVPWVQAFAKQLTPGSALHDLIYVMMIVFFCYFYTAIVFNPVDISDNLKKYGGYIPGIRPGKNTSDYIFRVLSRLTFVGAIYLSVVCVLPSILISKFRVPFYFGGTSLLIVVGVALDTVSQIESHLLTRSYDGLLKKGKLKGRRG
- the rplO gene encoding 50S ribosomal protein L15; its protein translation is MNINELSPAEGSTKNVKRIGRGTGSGRGKTSGKGHKGQKARAGAGKRLGFEGGQMPLQRRLPKRGFKNIPFKTEYGIINVDDIDSIVDLNEITPEVLFERGIIKKFHSGLKVLGRGELTRPVKVVANVFSKTAQEKITQAGGQAVQL
- the rpmD gene encoding 50S ribosomal protein L30, with the translated sequence MYKITQKRGYAGLTEQMRRTLAALGLRKPGMVVVKEDIPSIRGMIRKVSHLLSVEVLKG
- the rpsE gene encoding 30S ribosomal protein S5 → MGRIEHEDLDLQEKVVFINRVAKVVKGGRRFSFSALVVVGDGNGIVGVGKGKANEVPEAIRKAVEKAKKGLLKFPVKDGTIPHRIIGYCGSGMVVLNPGKEGTGLIAGGPVRAVLEVAGVHNVVAKSIGSTNAFNAVGATVDGLTKLKDTEAVLKLRGRNDENYHAKEAGK
- a CDS encoding 50S ribosomal protein L18, whose amino-acid sequence is MNRDKIELRERRHLRVRKKVTGTQERPRLTVYKSLNHMYAQIIDDTAGRTLVSASTLEKEIRQLPNHKGNVKSAGLVGDIIAKRAKDKGIQKVVFDKGGFKYHGRVEAVAKAAREAGLEF
- the rplF gene encoding 50S ribosomal protein L6, giving the protein MSRVGRKPIDIPSGVVVKIDGANVAVTGPKGKLNWRRPEGVTLTLSGSTLTVERQSDSKDHRSLHGLTRTLISNMCTGVSAGFVRNMELVGVGYRAQVKGDKIEFAVGYSHPVEMTLPTGVTAEVDKKQTKLVLMGIDKELLGQFAADIRSIRPPDAYKGKGIRYAEEVIKVKPGKTGTK